From one Aggregicoccus sp. 17bor-14 genomic stretch:
- a CDS encoding RHS repeat-associated core domain-containing protein produces MDPSYKVTWRVEADGSLHGYQNQPPTTYCKPKSELCAPVEALADCSDGKCACDGKGRTAYVTDPVSAYSGRSLLLEDDADVVGGVAGPLKFSRTYSSSADAWASSDVVTGAPTPFGSSPSNARSLHWWHSYYSAVYFEGSEWALRQPTGHLLRFVPCSGTPCTTQAASGNADAKERLQRTAAGFLLLKADGQRYVYESGWAASGQSVSRYFLTRIESRSGQPIATLTYALPRDALGALLSCPTSNTPAVPYLSHVQGTAGGFSFTYRKVGTACVLGQVLLDGDPTPAVAYAYAVDGSGTEQPGLLASAITASTSRSYAYSASAFTASVGGLPVVKHEYNSADGTVTNAVGGGEAWTMSEATLTACQPGSDCGGRKPHARAMVDTDAGTGDGRDAVSALTRVVETLPPGAVTQEARLYQTTDSCDGGAACSPGSERYEWASADGGLPGRLVGHKDKRGNWEAYQYAMGGPADGGTPQLEKRKVLRGALSPDGDGGVEETAYEYSYGPNDEQRPARELRRSTVDASVTVSTTYGYDSAGRQNAVIRMGYTSTSVENGDAGTPVPPSVHYLGTFTDYDSQGRATRVRGPCYVDSTTASGCPATDAPRTEYRYYADTAAGPLRNRLEWMHVYPQGDAGTPLSTHYKAYDARGSATQVEDANGVTTYLTYVNGQVATRRVGSSTAPATTNTYENGHLTSVQYPAGNFAVYCYRAGTTSSCTGGTPTDKLQWKAKAGAADGSGWAERVVYSYWPDGTVKQESYQVSNAGTAETRRVVRYAADAHRRPTWQGAGDADLPAALAATKSYDGADNLTGVGLAFNAPPALCNVDPATGMPKGNVDPATGMPKAKEERCSALAYDRANRLESVTEYPNAGTSQRTLFTYDAQGNVSGVKVGCAESDSYADCTQPAATYLHDDFGRIIQVSLPDASGPVRYVYDARGNMVEKQTAAMAAMPPTKPEAEYLAYSYDSLGRLKRAERRAVGSTAAPTLLYAFGHDSEGTVPANCAALDVATARTQGRVRYQSDSFGTTWYRYDEEGRVLAEVRVRTRATACSGLNTLYTYTANGSLQSLTYPYGRTVTYQYGLGGNADRITGVQVALRGGSGWTTEQLLSGVRWEPYGSLRGYTQHHTATGTTSTVEYALGKNSATSVSTCTPNTAPLDGTGRIQALRVSTGDAGTSAGDIYQRAYGWTADQVTSSATCVLQGTAHVESFDYDRTLRLTSATRMAGSAGAYASRVYAYNKRGLRTSGTVEDGAAVVPTYAPTPLVDRLLSVTSGSPGSLWGYNYAYDADGRALIKIWGPSDTGPGLFSVGFEYGPSASVATDTVFRAVSVGGAYYNYFYDARGRRRLKESPTGEKNEFFYDTGHQMLTDVGPTSPFVPTSSQEAGNDPPSTFTAEDYVWLDGRPVALVRSVLDSGYVQQSDGFGRCARNWDAAPCGVYFIVTDPLGKPVLMLDSSRRVTGVGEYDPFGHVNRVAVRAESPHPFEQGAPAMPLATLTQPTGSPQLAQRQRVLLHTLDLANNSVDISYVTQAGPQTLTMQGRGLGHVWSDWYYPETETTNVSVGDGCIEVCGGFDCYEQCESSPPVVIPPEGVVIEGYEYQRFQIGAQPFWTPLRFPGQYHDAETDLFENWNRYYDPSIGRYLQPEPMAKLDPKASAWPTYAYSKSNPVKNTDPTGLFKVSNPYECSNWNAAEWLALKWAGCLPDGTTDTSCQCQSALAACNGDGLCDVCAVLRRGTGPDAYFDDLGLIPRGYPMFTAPTGLYGTRAAESTIGWLSYTFNDHMCEDSSYIFDLASTILHEATHACSYTGVRGSRDTNTSQAFFFPPASGCSAQELEAKCMPKKRW; encoded by the coding sequence ATGGACCCCTCCTACAAGGTCACTTGGCGGGTCGAGGCCGACGGCAGCCTGCACGGGTACCAAAACCAACCGCCGACCACGTACTGCAAGCCGAAAAGCGAGCTGTGTGCTCCTGTTGAGGCGCTCGCAGATTGCTCGGATGGGAAGTGTGCCTGCGATGGCAAGGGTCGTACGGCCTACGTAACAGACCCAGTGAGTGCCTACTCGGGTCGCAGCCTGCTGCTCGAGGACGACGCCGACGTCGTAGGCGGTGTGGCCGGGCCGCTGAAGTTTAGCCGCACCTATAGCTCGTCTGCCGATGCTTGGGCCTCGAGCGATGTGGTGACAGGCGCACCTACGCCTTTCGGCTCAAGTCCGAGCAATGCCAGATCGCTTCACTGGTGGCACTCGTATTACAGCGCCGTCTACTTCGAGGGCAGCGAATGGGCACTGCGCCAGCCGACCGGCCATCTGCTCCGTTTTGTGCCCTGTTCGGGAACCCCCTGTACGACCCAGGCCGCAAGCGGCAATGCCGATGCGAAGGAGCGGCTTCAGCGCACGGCCGCGGGATTCCTTCTCTTGAAGGCCGACGGTCAACGCTATGTTTACGAGTCGGGTTGGGCCGCCTCCGGCCAGTCCGTCAGTCGCTACTTTCTTACTCGCATTGAGTCGCGTAGCGGTCAGCCCATTGCCACTCTCACATACGCACTGCCGCGCGATGCGCTGGGGGCGCTACTGAGCTGCCCTACCAGTAACACGCCGGCCGTGCCGTATCTGTCGCACGTCCAAGGGACTGCCGGTGGTTTCTCTTTCACGTATCGCAAGGTGGGTACTGCGTGTGTCTTAGGGCAAGTGCTTCTCGACGGAGATCCCACCCCTGCCGTCGCCTATGCCTACGCAGTAGATGGCAGTGGTACTGAGCAGCCCGGCTTGTTGGCGAGCGCCATCACGGCCAGCACCAGTCGCTCGTATGCCTACAGCGCTTCAGCTTTCACCGCATCTGTGGGCGGACTACCAGTCGTAAAGCATGAGTACAACTCCGCGGACGGCACCGTCACGAATGCGGTGGGCGGCGGAGAGGCGTGGACGATGTCCGAGGCAACGCTCACGGCGTGCCAACCTGGCAGTGACTGTGGCGGCCGGAAGCCTCATGCGCGCGCCATGGTGGACACCGACGCCGGCACCGGTGATGGCCGGGACGCTGTTTCCGCCCTCACTCGCGTGGTTGAAACTCTCCCGCCAGGCGCCGTTACGCAGGAAGCTCGCCTCTACCAGACGACAGACAGCTGTGACGGAGGCGCGGCCTGCAGCCCTGGCAGTGAGCGCTACGAGTGGGCGTCCGCCGACGGCGGCCTCCCCGGACGTCTCGTCGGACACAAGGACAAGCGCGGCAACTGGGAGGCGTACCAGTACGCCATGGGGGGGCCTGCGGACGGCGGCACCCCGCAGCTGGAGAAGCGCAAGGTGCTGCGCGGTGCGCTGAGTCCGGACGGCGATGGCGGTGTCGAGGAGACTGCCTACGAGTACTCGTACGGACCCAACGATGAGCAGCGTCCGGCGCGCGAGCTGCGCAGGAGCACGGTGGATGCCTCCGTCACGGTAAGCACGACGTATGGCTACGACAGCGCCGGCCGGCAAAATGCAGTCATCCGGATGGGATACACGTCCACCAGCGTGGAGAATGGGGACGCCGGCACCCCGGTGCCGCCGTCCGTGCACTACCTCGGCACCTTCACGGACTACGACTCTCAGGGCCGCGCAACCCGCGTGCGTGGCCCCTGCTACGTCGACAGCACCACCGCGTCCGGCTGTCCCGCGACGGATGCGCCGCGCACCGAGTACCGCTACTACGCCGACACGGCCGCAGGCCCGCTGCGCAACCGCCTCGAGTGGATGCACGTGTATCCGCAGGGAGACGCAGGGACGCCGCTGTCGACGCATTACAAGGCGTACGACGCGCGCGGCAGCGCGACGCAAGTCGAGGATGCGAACGGCGTCACCACCTACCTCACCTACGTGAATGGCCAGGTGGCCACGCGCAGGGTGGGCAGTTCCACGGCCCCGGCCACCACCAACACGTACGAGAACGGCCACCTCACCTCGGTGCAGTACCCGGCGGGCAACTTCGCGGTGTACTGCTACCGCGCGGGGACAACCTCTTCGTGCACCGGCGGCACTCCCACGGACAAGCTTCAGTGGAAGGCGAAGGCTGGGGCGGCCGACGGCAGCGGCTGGGCAGAGCGCGTCGTTTACTCCTATTGGCCGGATGGCACGGTGAAGCAGGAGAGCTACCAGGTGTCCAACGCAGGCACCGCTGAGACGCGCCGCGTGGTGCGCTACGCGGCCGACGCCCACCGGCGTCCCACCTGGCAGGGGGCGGGTGACGCCGATTTGCCGGCGGCCCTCGCAGCGACGAAGTCCTACGACGGCGCGGACAACCTCACGGGCGTGGGCCTCGCCTTCAATGCGCCGCCGGCCCTGTGCAACGTGGACCCGGCGACCGGCATGCCGAAGGGCAACGTGGACCCGGCGACCGGCATGCCGAAGGCTAAGGAAGAGCGCTGCAGCGCCCTCGCCTACGACCGGGCGAACCGCCTTGAGAGCGTTACCGAATACCCTAACGCGGGCACGTCGCAGCGTACCCTCTTCACCTACGACGCCCAGGGCAACGTCTCGGGCGTCAAGGTGGGTTGCGCGGAGAGTGACAGCTACGCGGACTGCACGCAGCCCGCGGCGACGTACCTCCACGACGACTTCGGCCGCATCATCCAAGTCTCGCTGCCAGACGCCTCGGGCCCCGTGCGCTACGTCTACGACGCGCGGGGCAACATGGTGGAGAAGCAGACGGCCGCCATGGCCGCCATGCCCCCCACGAAGCCGGAGGCCGAGTACCTCGCCTATAGCTATGACTCCCTCGGGCGCCTCAAGCGCGCAGAGCGGCGCGCGGTAGGCTCCACGGCGGCCCCGACGCTCCTCTATGCCTTTGGCCACGACTCAGAGGGGACAGTGCCCGCAAACTGCGCCGCGCTGGACGTAGCAACTGCGCGAACGCAGGGCCGGGTGCGCTACCAGTCGGACTCCTTCGGCACCACCTGGTACCGCTATGATGAGGAGGGCCGCGTCCTTGCCGAGGTCCGAGTGCGCACCCGCGCTACCGCGTGCAGCGGTCTCAATACCCTCTACACGTACACCGCCAACGGCAGCCTGCAGAGCCTCACCTACCCCTACGGCCGCACCGTCACCTACCAGTATGGCCTGGGAGGCAATGCGGACCGCATCACCGGCGTGCAGGTAGCCTTGCGCGGGGGCTCCGGTTGGACGACGGAGCAACTGCTGAGCGGCGTGCGTTGGGAGCCCTACGGGAGCCTGCGCGGTTACACCCAGCACCACACGGCGACGGGCACTACCAGCACGGTGGAGTACGCGCTGGGCAAGAACTCAGCTACTTCCGTCAGCACCTGCACGCCCAACACGGCACCGCTCGATGGCACCGGCCGTATTCAGGCGCTGCGCGTGTCGACCGGCGACGCGGGTACCTCCGCGGGTGACATCTACCAGCGCGCCTACGGCTGGACGGCGGACCAGGTGACGAGCTCCGCGACGTGCGTGCTGCAGGGAACTGCCCACGTAGAGAGTTTTGACTACGACCGCACGCTGCGACTCACCTCGGCAACCCGCATGGCTGGCAGCGCGGGCGCGTACGCCTCCCGCGTCTACGCCTATAACAAGCGTGGACTGCGCACGAGTGGCACCGTTGAAGATGGGGCTGCCGTGGTTCCGACGTACGCGCCTACGCCCCTTGTGGACCGGCTTCTCTCGGTGACCAGCGGCAGCCCAGGCTCTCTCTGGGGCTATAACTATGCGTACGACGCAGATGGACGCGCGCTCATAAAGATTTGGGGGCCCTCCGACACCGGCCCAGGCCTCTTCTCGGTTGGATTCGAGTACGGCCCGAGCGCCTCCGTTGCAACGGATACCGTCTTCCGAGCGGTGTCTGTAGGCGGCGCTTACTACAACTACTTTTATGACGCCCGGGGGCGCCGGCGCCTGAAGGAGAGTCCGACGGGGGAAAAGAACGAATTCTTCTACGACACCGGACACCAGATGCTGACGGACGTGGGCCCGACTTCGCCTTTCGTGCCGACTTCCTCCCAAGAGGCAGGTAACGACCCACCTTCGACTTTCACGGCGGAGGACTACGTCTGGCTCGATGGCCGACCGGTGGCCCTGGTGCGCAGCGTGCTCGACTCCGGCTATGTGCAGCAGTCGGACGGGTTTGGGCGCTGCGCCCGCAACTGGGACGCCGCCCCATGTGGCGTCTACTTCATCGTGACCGACCCGCTCGGCAAACCCGTGCTGATGCTCGACTCGAGCCGTCGGGTGACAGGCGTAGGCGAGTATGACCCCTTCGGCCACGTCAATCGCGTCGCCGTGCGCGCCGAGTCCCCTCACCCGTTCGAGCAGGGGGCGCCTGCGATGCCGCTCGCCACCCTGACGCAGCCCACCGGCAGCCCGCAGCTTGCGCAGCGGCAGCGCGTGCTGCTGCACACGCTCGACCTCGCCAACAACTCGGTGGACATCTCGTACGTAACACAGGCCGGCCCGCAGACGCTGACCATGCAGGGCCGCGGGCTCGGGCACGTCTGGTCGGATTGGTACTACCCGGAGACCGAGACAACAAATGTTTCAGTGGGGGACGGCTGCATCGAGGTGTGTGGTGGATTCGATTGCTACGAGCAGTGCGAGTCATCCCCTCCAGTGGTCATCCCGCCTGAAGGCGTGGTGATCGAAGGCTACGAGTACCAGCGCTTCCAGATAGGCGCGCAGCCCTTTTGGACACCCCTCCGCTTCCCCGGGCAGTACCACGACGCCGAGACCGACCTCTTCGAGAACTGGAACCGCTACTACGACCCGAGCATCGGGCGGTATCTGCAGCCGGAGCCGATGGCTAAATTGGACCCTAAGGCGTCCGCTTGGCCGACTTATGCCTACTCGAAGAGCAATCCCGTCAAGAACACGGACCCTACTGGGCTGTTCAAGGTGAGCAATCCATACGAATGTTCTAACTGGAACGCTGCAGAGTGGCTCGCTCTGAAGTGGGCTGGCTGCCTGCCAGATGGAACAACCGACACATCCTGTCAATGCCAGTCGGCACTCGCTGCGTGCAACGGGGATGGCCTCTGCGATGTTTGTGCCGTGCTTCGTCGTGGCACTGGCCCGGATGCCTATTTTGATGATTTGGGGTTGATTCCGCGAGGATACCCAATGTTTACGGCACCGACGGGCCTGTACGGTACGCGGGCTGCAGAGAGCACGATAGGGTGGCTCTCGTACACCTTCAACGATCACATGTGCGAAGACTCGTCATACATCTTCGATTTGGCCTCGACTATCCTACATGAAGCGACCCACGCGTGTAGCTACACTGGAGTGCGTGGGTCGAGGGATACAAACACGTCGCAAGCTTTCTTCTTTCCGCCCGCTTCCGGTTGCTCGGCGCAGGAGTTGGAGGCCAAATGCATGCCCAAGAAGCGGTGGTAG
- a CDS encoding alpha/beta fold hydrolase has translation MNPLQRNNVKVLGRGSASSRTMVFAHGFGCDQSMWRFVTPAFLQDWRVVLFDHVGAGGAEPRAWDPRKYASLSGYAQDVLEIAQALQLQDAVFVGHSVSAMVGVLASLQEPQRFSRLVLVGPSPCYVNDPATGYVGGFSRQDIEGLLESLESNYLGWSSQMAPVIMGNPERPELGQELTHSFCRTDPDIAQHFARVTFLSDNRTDLARVCTPSLLLQCSEDVIAPLAVGQYLERHLPGSELHVLKATGHCPHLSAPEETVEAMRAYLARAAAA, from the coding sequence ATGAACCCGCTGCAGCGCAACAACGTGAAGGTGCTGGGCAGGGGCTCAGCGAGCTCCAGGACGATGGTGTTCGCGCACGGCTTCGGGTGCGACCAGAGCATGTGGCGCTTCGTCACCCCGGCCTTCCTGCAGGACTGGCGGGTGGTGCTCTTCGACCACGTGGGGGCGGGCGGTGCGGAGCCGCGCGCGTGGGACCCGCGCAAGTACGCGAGCCTCTCGGGCTACGCCCAGGACGTGCTGGAGATCGCCCAGGCGCTCCAGCTGCAGGACGCGGTGTTCGTGGGGCACTCGGTGAGCGCGATGGTGGGCGTGCTCGCCTCCCTCCAGGAGCCCCAGCGCTTCAGCCGCCTCGTGCTGGTGGGCCCCTCGCCCTGCTACGTGAACGACCCGGCGACGGGCTACGTGGGCGGCTTCTCGCGCCAGGACATCGAGGGGCTGCTCGAGTCGCTCGAGAGCAACTACCTGGGCTGGAGCAGCCAGATGGCGCCCGTCATCATGGGCAACCCGGAGCGCCCCGAGCTGGGCCAGGAGCTGACCCACAGCTTCTGCCGCACCGACCCGGACATCGCGCAGCACTTCGCGCGCGTCACCTTCCTCTCGGACAACCGCACGGACCTCGCGCGGGTGTGCACGCCCTCGCTCCTCCTGCAGTGCTCCGAGGACGTCATCGCGCCGCTCGCGGTGGGGCAGTACCTGGAGCGCCACCTGCCGGGCAGCGAGCTGCACGTGCTGAAGGCCACCGGGCACTGCCCGCACCTCAGCGCGCCCGAGGAGACGGTGGAGGCGATGCGCGCCTACCTCGCGAGGGCCGCGGCTGCATGA
- a CDS encoding PAS domain-containing hybrid sensor histidine kinase/response regulator, producing MRDGTPRPEQDPFRALREESAEELYESAPCGYVSTLPDGTIGRVNRTLCGWLGVEAGALVGRRLQELLTVGGRIFWETHLAPLLEMQGFVSEVHLDLLGAGDGGQPLPVLANLVQKRDAEGRPLFLRASLFNISDRRSYERELQGAKKRAEAAARAKAEFLSMVSHEIRTPMNAIVGISSLLQKTALSPQQQRYVRILGSSSEQLLSLLDSILDFSKIESGKVALEEQPFDLRQLAFQTVYGLSGRAEEKRLAVSVAVDERVPHLLRGDAVKLGQVLTNLLGNAIKFTEQGSVGLGVQVREESAAESKSGSGDGVLLDFEVTDTGIGIPPERVGAIFEEFTQASADIGVRYGGTGLGLAISQRLLALYGSRLAVKSEPGKGSTFSFSLRLRVERAQAPLAAVPSEPAPVQRLDGLRVLVAEDNEINVFMLTQFLRRWRVDYDVAVDGREAVERVQRAPYDVVLMDLRMPGLDGYAATRAIRQLAGERYRHLPIIAVTASARIGLEGRLDEAGFSDFICKPFRPEDLFAKLQVHSAPHPQGALPPPALGEGEAMSLPRFDLRRLLALTEEDAEAQGELARLTLSSLQKHRRGLRAALRSVNHEEFDYHQHKLRVTVELLQAHGLRTALARAAQLFEERVEEPLLLEAAARGIEQEVDAISEALRAGVA from the coding sequence ATGAGGGACGGCACGCCGCGCCCCGAGCAGGACCCCTTTCGTGCGCTGCGCGAGGAGAGCGCCGAGGAGCTCTACGAGAGCGCGCCCTGCGGCTACGTCTCCACGCTGCCGGACGGCACCATCGGGCGGGTGAACCGCACCCTGTGCGGCTGGCTGGGCGTGGAAGCCGGCGCGCTCGTCGGCCGGCGGCTCCAGGAATTGCTCACGGTGGGCGGGCGCATCTTCTGGGAGACGCACCTCGCGCCCCTGCTCGAGATGCAGGGCTTCGTGAGCGAGGTGCACCTGGACCTGCTCGGAGCGGGGGACGGCGGGCAGCCCCTGCCGGTGCTCGCGAACCTGGTGCAGAAGCGCGACGCGGAAGGAAGGCCGCTGTTCCTGCGCGCGAGCCTCTTCAACATCTCGGACCGCCGCAGCTACGAGCGCGAGCTGCAGGGGGCGAAGAAGCGCGCGGAGGCTGCCGCGCGGGCCAAGGCAGAGTTCCTCTCCATGGTCAGCCACGAGATCCGCACGCCGATGAACGCCATCGTCGGCATCAGCAGCCTGCTGCAGAAGACGGCGCTCTCGCCGCAGCAGCAGCGCTACGTGCGCATCCTCGGCTCCTCCTCCGAGCAGCTGCTCTCGCTGCTCGACAGCATCCTCGACTTCAGCAAGATCGAGAGCGGCAAGGTGGCGCTGGAGGAGCAGCCCTTCGACCTGCGCCAGCTCGCGTTCCAGACGGTGTACGGCTTGAGCGGGCGCGCCGAGGAGAAGCGGCTCGCGGTGAGCGTGGCGGTGGACGAGCGCGTGCCGCACCTGCTGCGCGGCGACGCGGTGAAGCTGGGCCAGGTGCTCACGAACCTGCTGGGCAACGCGATCAAGTTCACCGAGCAGGGCAGCGTGGGGCTCGGGGTGCAGGTGCGCGAGGAGTCCGCGGCGGAGTCGAAGTCGGGCTCTGGGGACGGCGTGCTGCTCGACTTCGAGGTGACGGACACGGGGATCGGCATCCCGCCCGAGCGCGTCGGCGCCATCTTCGAGGAGTTCACCCAGGCGAGCGCGGACATCGGCGTGCGCTACGGCGGCACGGGGCTGGGGCTCGCCATCTCGCAGCGCCTGCTCGCCCTCTACGGCAGCCGCCTGGCCGTGAAGAGCGAGCCGGGGAAGGGCTCCACCTTCTCCTTCAGCCTGCGCCTGCGCGTCGAGCGCGCGCAGGCCCCCCTCGCCGCGGTCCCGAGCGAGCCCGCACCGGTGCAGCGGCTGGACGGCCTGCGGGTCCTGGTGGCCGAGGACAACGAGATCAACGTCTTCATGCTCACCCAGTTCCTGCGCCGCTGGCGCGTGGACTACGACGTGGCGGTGGACGGGCGCGAGGCGGTGGAGCGCGTGCAGCGGGCGCCCTACGACGTGGTGCTGATGGACCTGCGCATGCCGGGGCTGGACGGCTACGCGGCCACGCGCGCCATCCGGCAGCTCGCGGGCGAGCGCTACCGGCACCTGCCGATCATCGCCGTCACGGCGTCCGCGCGCATCGGGCTGGAGGGGCGCCTGGACGAGGCGGGCTTCAGCGACTTCATCTGCAAGCCCTTCCGCCCCGAGGACCTCTTCGCGAAGCTGCAGGTGCACAGCGCGCCGCACCCGCAGGGGGCGCTGCCGCCGCCCGCGCTCGGCGAGGGCGAGGCGATGAGCCTGCCGCGCTTCGACCTGCGCCGCCTGCTCGCGCTCACGGAGGAGGACGCCGAGGCGCAAGGTGAGCTGGCGCGGCTCACCCTGAGCAGCCTGCAGAAGCACCGGCGGGGCCTGCGCGCGGCGCTGCGCAGCGTGAACCACGAGGAGTTCGACTACCACCAGCACAAGCTGCGCGTGACGGTGGAGCTGCTGCAGGCGCACGGGCTGCGCACCGCGCTCGCCCGGGCGGCGCAGCTCTTCGAGGAGCGCGTGGAGGAGCCCCTGCTGCTCGAAGCCGCGGCGCGCGGCATCGAGCAGGAGGTGGACGCCATCTCCGAGGCGCTGCGCGCCGGGGTGGCGTGA
- a CDS encoding SDR family oxidoreductase, with product MDANKTMAGRVCLVTGATGGIGLEAAKALARQGATLVLVGRDAARGEAALQAVRDAAPGVSAELLLADLSRQKDVRALAAAFLQRHEALHVLLNNAGAIYEKRQVTEDGLEATFATNHLSYFLLTHLLRGALEAGGDARIVNVASRAHQRARLDLDDLQAERRYSGMRAYANSKLANILFTQALARRLRGGRVTANSLHPGVVRTGFGRNNAGAIGHVFRLFAPFFLTPEEGAKTSVYLASSPEVSGVSGEYFARCRRMRPSRAAQDEALAEKLWAKSAQLTGVAP from the coding sequence ATGGACGCGAACAAGACCATGGCGGGGCGGGTGTGCCTCGTGACGGGGGCCACCGGCGGCATCGGGCTGGAGGCCGCCAAGGCGCTCGCCCGGCAGGGGGCCACGCTGGTGCTGGTGGGCCGGGACGCCGCGCGCGGCGAGGCGGCGCTCCAGGCGGTGCGCGACGCGGCGCCCGGAGTGAGCGCCGAGCTGCTGCTCGCGGACCTCTCGCGGCAGAAGGACGTGCGGGCGCTCGCGGCCGCCTTCCTCCAGCGTCACGAGGCGCTGCACGTGCTGCTCAACAACGCGGGCGCCATCTACGAGAAGCGCCAGGTGACGGAGGACGGGCTGGAGGCCACCTTCGCCACCAACCACCTCTCCTACTTCCTGCTCACGCACCTGCTGCGCGGGGCGCTGGAGGCGGGAGGAGATGCGCGAATCGTCAACGTGGCCAGCCGCGCCCACCAGCGCGCGCGCCTGGACCTGGACGACCTGCAGGCCGAGCGGCGCTACAGCGGGATGCGCGCGTACGCGAACTCGAAGCTCGCCAACATCCTCTTCACCCAGGCGCTCGCGAGGCGCCTGCGCGGCGGCCGCGTCACGGCCAACAGCCTGCACCCCGGCGTGGTGCGCACCGGCTTCGGGCGCAACAACGCGGGCGCCATCGGGCACGTGTTCCGCCTCTTCGCCCCCTTCTTCCTCACCCCCGAGGAGGGCGCGAAGACCAGCGTGTACCTCGCCTCCTCGCCCGAGGTGTCCGGGGTGAGCGGCGAGTACTTCGCGCGCTGCCGCCGCATGCGCCCCAGCCGTGCCGCGCAGGACGAGGCGCTCGCAGAGAAGCTCTGGGCGAAGAGCGCCCAGCTCACCGGTGTAGCCCCCTGA
- a CDS encoding glutathione S-transferase N-terminal domain-containing protein has product MPDAAIDLYTFTTPNGRKASIALEEVGLPYRVHVVDITKGQQLTPEYLAINPNNKIPAIVDHAPADGGAPFTLFESGAILLYLAEKTGKLLPRDTRGRAEVTQWVMWQMGGLGPMFGQMNHFRRYAKEQNPYAIQRYTEESQRLMGVLEKALSTGDHVATCGYSMADVAAYPWVHAMVTQYPELLEGREHARKWLERVGARPAVQRGMDVPKRG; this is encoded by the coding sequence ATGCCTGACGCCGCCATCGACCTGTACACCTTCACCACGCCCAACGGCCGCAAGGCCTCCATCGCGCTCGAGGAGGTGGGGCTGCCCTACCGCGTGCACGTGGTGGACATCACCAAGGGCCAGCAGCTCACCCCCGAGTACCTGGCCATCAACCCGAACAACAAGATCCCCGCCATCGTGGACCACGCCCCGGCGGACGGCGGCGCGCCCTTCACCCTCTTCGAGTCCGGCGCCATCCTGCTCTACCTCGCGGAGAAGACCGGGAAGCTGCTGCCCAGGGACACGCGCGGGCGCGCCGAGGTCACCCAGTGGGTGATGTGGCAGATGGGCGGCCTGGGCCCGATGTTCGGCCAGATGAACCACTTCCGGCGCTACGCGAAGGAGCAGAACCCCTACGCCATCCAGCGCTACACCGAGGAGAGCCAGCGCCTGATGGGCGTGCTGGAGAAGGCGCTCTCGACCGGCGACCACGTGGCCACCTGCGGCTACTCCATGGCGGACGTGGCCGCCTACCCGTGGGTGCACGCCATGGTGACGCAGTACCCGGAGCTGCTCGAGGGCCGCGAGCACGCGCGGAAGTGGCTCGAGCGCGTGGGCGCACGCCCCGCCGTGCAGCGCGGCATGGACGTGCCGAAGCGGGGCTGA
- a CDS encoding endonuclease/exonuclease/phosphatase family protein encodes MLSPEPTEPCEDAPQQPARGAQLRVLTLNVNWARAGDARTLAALGEADADLVFLQETNAAWEAALEPALAGRYPHRRYRHCDRAGGLAVLSRWAFEERDYLPAAPGAWWPAWRLLFETPLGRVQALHLHLFPQIEPSGATSLRGWLGSRAVRLAEVRSHAQSLEPGLPTLVVGDLNENLHGRALGYLRARGLSTALGSHQLTWRWPTRLGTVRLQLDHVVHCARLRPVRVEVLERGGSDHLPVLCTFEAADAAPASPGT; translated from the coding sequence GTGCTGTCTCCCGAGCCCACCGAGCCCTGCGAAGATGCGCCCCAGCAGCCTGCGCGCGGCGCGCAGCTGCGCGTGCTCACGCTCAACGTGAACTGGGCGCGCGCGGGGGACGCGCGCACGCTCGCGGCGCTGGGCGAGGCGGACGCGGACCTCGTGTTCCTCCAGGAGACGAACGCGGCGTGGGAGGCGGCGCTGGAGCCCGCGCTCGCCGGGCGCTACCCGCACCGCCGCTACCGGCACTGCGACCGCGCGGGCGGCCTCGCGGTGCTCTCGCGCTGGGCCTTCGAGGAGCGCGACTACCTGCCGGCCGCGCCCGGCGCGTGGTGGCCCGCGTGGCGTCTGCTCTTCGAAACGCCGCTGGGCCGCGTGCAGGCGCTGCACCTGCACCTCTTTCCCCAGATCGAGCCCTCGGGCGCCACCAGCCTGCGCGGCTGGCTCGGCAGCCGCGCGGTGCGGCTCGCCGAGGTGCGCTCACACGCGCAGAGCCTCGAGCCGGGCCTGCCCACGCTGGTGGTGGGAGACCTCAACGAGAACCTGCACGGGCGCGCGCTCGGCTACCTGCGCGCCCGCGGGCTCAGCACGGCGCTGGGCTCCCACCAGCTCACGTGGCGCTGGCCCACGCGCCTGGGCACGGTGCGCCTGCAGCTGGACCACGTGGTGCACTGCGCGCGGCTGCGCCCCGTGCGGGTGGAGGTGCTCGAGCGCGGCGGCTCGGACCACCTCCCGGTGCTCTGTACTTTCGAAGCGGCAGACGCCGCGCCTGCCTCCCCGGGTACCTGA
- a CDS encoding GlsB/YeaQ/YmgE family stress response membrane protein: protein MEVLVYIGLGMVVGLLARAILPAPTKVGPIAGMVAGLIGGYLGGVLGDRNHGGTQFSLDATGLILSVVLALVAVAALAFLDSRRSHA from the coding sequence GTGGAGGTACTGGTCTACATCGGGCTGGGGATGGTGGTGGGGCTCCTGGCCCGCGCCATCCTGCCGGCGCCCACCAAGGTCGGCCCGATCGCAGGCATGGTCGCGGGCCTCATCGGCGGCTATCTGGGCGGTGTCCTCGGGGACCGGAACCACGGCGGGACGCAGTTCAGCCTCGACGCCACCGGGCTCATCCTCAGTGTCGTCCTCGCGCTGGTGGCGGTGGCGGCGCTCGCCTTCCTCGACTCGCGGCGCAGCCACGCCTGA